AGCGGGTGCGGAGGTCGTAGATTTTGCCGCCTATAGTCTGAAGCCCGCTGATCCAGGATATCTCAAAGAGATACTGGATGCGGGAAATATTGGAAAGATAGATGTGTTCGCCTTCACGAGTCCCCTTTCCGCACAGTCCTTTGCAGAGGCCGCTGAGAGCAGGGCCATTAAAACCGCAGACATGCTTGGTAAGGTAAAGGTTGCCGCGATAGGTAGACCTACGATCGATATGCTGACGTCTCTCGGTATAAAAGTGGACATTATC
This sequence is a window from Candidatus Methanoplasma cognatum. Protein-coding genes within it:
- a CDS encoding uroporphyrinogen-III synthase; its protein translation is AGAEVVDFAAYSLKPADPGYLKEILDAGNIGKIDVFAFTSPLSAQSFAEAAESRAIKTADMLGKVKVAAIGRPTIDMLTSLGIKVDIIPERATFEDMIAAIKRSLSDTY